A genomic region of Raphanus sativus cultivar WK10039 chromosome 6, ASM80110v3, whole genome shotgun sequence contains the following coding sequences:
- the LOC130495526 gene encoding uncharacterized protein LOC130495526: protein MMNTSEKSGGPAREESSFYPFRSMARDCRIKEIPSSGDKLSWAGVREVITNGVKENVWVQCRLDRAFGNSEWFRMFPRSHTTYLERLGSDHRPILTNIRGTVSKRVGRFLYDKRWSNKPEVVEIIRKGWNSHTMTRGASVSERIETCRKLLSKWKRSEVSNSKKMIVKLRVELEQEEMKLVPSMSRIVYLKLELGKLFQEEEEYWKLRSKNNWLQSGDKNTKVFHGWAKTRKMKNNISSLTDADGIEHTSEEAKGDIAIKYFTELFKSSNPTDATDLLRDFEPRVTPRMNESLVKPVTDAEIKKAVKAIKSDSSPGADGISGHFFEQFWEITGPQVVAEVKSFFIEGAIPQDWNFTQLCLLPKKPNLTFMTDLRPISLCAVSYKIVSNILCARLKGILPSLVSPTQGAFVAGRLISDNLLIAHEMVHGLKTNPNCKGDFIAIKTDMSKAYDRVEWGFLEVLLQRMGFDSKWIQWIMMCISSVTYTVLINGQPYGKITPERGIRQGDPLSPFLFILCAEALVHVMNRAEIEGNITGMRLTKNCPPIQHLLFVDDSLFLCTATLKECTSFLHCLKLYGNASGQEINFQKSSITFGADIDPVMKRLLAELLEIDKESGAGTYLGLPECFSGSKQKLLAFIGEKLGKRLSGWYSKTLSLGGKEVLLKSIAMALPVYAMSCFRLTKHHCQKIMSAMSAFWWNACSDKQKIHWVSWPKLCLPKELGGLGFRDIEDFNQALLAKQAWKLLNEPQSLLAQVFKGRYYANKDFLDCGQGYRPSYAWRSILFGRELLQKGLIKSIGNGRDTYVWGEKWILDEVPRRPINRQLLFDVMLKVSALTDGSGGWDNDKLAELFPPNEIHRIQQMRPGDTEDCYIWAFSRHGAYTVKTGYEMLVRAKAAVSGEITQQEQTRNGLKKRIWKMATLPKIRMFLWRAVSGALAVAERLSCRGLDVNLTCKLCNGGTESINHVMFQCLAAASIWSASGSPLHANTLHRSLEENMTYIFDMMEDKSRPQAISRTIPWVLWLIWKSRNSILYADTQVSKDKALKDMKEEVDQWFVLNLPKIQNTGQRNNGEKWLPPEEGAIKCNIHANWRNAALHSGVAWIARDESGNVLHHARDALINTPNRLIAELRCVSWALNSLSDLGVTKVVIASDYKEVMEALKSPRQWPRYRDLIQQVLKIQDKFEMVSFESEGVTANGIARDIARSVLRDGRFQSYLALGGPSWLHDRLTRERNGSGI from the coding sequence ATGGAGCAATAAACCTGAAGTAGTGGAGATCATACGCAAAGGATGGAACTCCCATACGATGACTAGAGGGGCCTCAGTTTCAGAACGTATTGAAACTTGCAGGAAGTTATTATCAAAGTGGAAGCGCTCTGAAGTGAGCAACTCTAAGAAGATGATTGTGAAGCTTCGAGTAGAGTTAGAGCAGGAGGAGATGAAGCTGGTACCTTCCATGTCAAGAATAGTGTACTTGAAGCTGGAATTAGGAAAGCtttttcaagaagaagaagagtactGGAAGCTCAGAAGCAAGAATAACTGGTTACAGTCAGGAGATAAAAACACAAAAGTGTTTCATGGTTGGGCTAAAACCAGAAAGATGAAGAATAACATCTCAAGCCTCACCGATGCTGATGGGATAGAGCACACATCTGAGGAAGCAAAAGGAGACATAGCAATCAAATACTTTACGGAGCTTTTCAAGTCTTCTAATCCAACAGATGCTACTGATCTCCTCCGAGACTTTGAGCCGAGGGTTACCCCCAGGATGAATGAAAGCTTAGTCAAACCGGTTACAGACGCAGAGATAAAGAAAGCGGTCAAAGCCATAAAGAGTGACAGCTCACCTGGAGCTGATGGGATATCTGGACATTTCTTTGAACAGTTTTGGGAGATTACTGGTCCGCAGGTGGTAGCAGAAGTCAAGAGTTTCTTCATTGAAGGAGCGATCCCTCAAGACTGGAACTTCACTCAGCTATGTCTACTCCCAAAGAAGCCAAATCTTACTTTCATGACGGACTTGAGACCAATAAGTCTTTGTGCAGTATCTTATAAGATTGTGTCCAACATCTTATGTGCACGACTGAAGGGTATACTTCCCTCTCTAGTATCACCGACTCAGGGTGCTTTTGTGGCGGGTAGATTGATCTCTGATAACCTACTGATAGCACATGAGATGGTGCATGGTTTAAAGACCAACCCGAACTGCAAAGGGGACTTCATTGCAATCAAAACTGATATGTCCAAGGCCTACGATCGAGTAGAATGGGGTTTCCTAGAGGTTTTGCTTCAGAGAATGGGTTTCGACAGCAAATGGATCCAGTGGATCATGATGTGCATCAGTTCTGTTACTTATACTGTACTCATCAATGGACAACCTTATGGAAAGATCACTCCGGAACGTGGTATCAGGCAAGGAGACCCTCTTTCACCGTTCTTATTCATATTGTGTGCAGAAGCATTAGTCCACGTTATGAATCGAGCTGAGATTGAAGGTAACATTACTGGGATGCGTTTGACAAAGAATTGTCCTCCTATCCAACATCTGCTCTTTGTCGACGACAGTTTGTTTCTATGCACAGCAACGTTAAAAGAATGTACAAGCTTCCTGCACTGCCTGAAGTTATATGGTAACGCATCGGGTCAAGAGATCAATTTTCAGAAATCATCTATCACTTTTGGCGCTGACATTGATCCAGTAATGAAACGCCTTCTAGCGGAGTTGTTAGAGATTGATAAAGAGAGTGGAGCTGGTACTTACCTTGGACTTCCGGAATGCTTTAGTGGCTCAAAGCAAAAGCTGTTAGCCTTTATAGGTGAGAAACTAGGTAAAAGATTGAGTGGATGGTATTCCAAAACCCTTTCACTTGGTGGGAAGGAGGTGTTACTCAAGTCTATTGCCATGGCTCTGCCTGTTTATGCTATGTCCTGTTTCAGACTGACGAAGCATCATTGTCAGAAAATTATGAGCGCAATGTCAGCTTTTTGGTGGAATGCGTGTAGTGATAAGCAGAAGATACATTGGGTCTCTTGGCCAAAACTTTGCCTTCCAAAGGAACTTGGTGGTTTAGGCTTTCGTGACATAGAGGATTTCAATCAAGCCCTACTGGCTAAACAGGCTTGGAAGTTGCTAAACGAGCCACAAAGTCTTCTTGCGCAAGTGTTTAAAGGGAGATACTATGCTAACAAAGACTTTCTAGACTGTGGGCAAGGTTACAGACCTTCTTATGCTTGGCGAAGCATTCTGTTTGGTCGAGAACTACTACAAAAGGGGCTCATCAAATCGATTGGGAATGGACGTGATACATATGTTTGGGGAGAGAAATGGATCTTAGATGAGGTACCTCGGAGACCTATAAACCGTCAACTCCTCTTTGACGTAATGCTCAAGGTGTCGGCATTAACAGATGGCTCAGGTGGTTGGGATAATGACAAACTGGCGGAGTTATTTCCTCCCAATGAGATCCATCGAATACAGCAAATGAGGCCAGGTGATACGGAGGACTGCTATATATGGGCTTTTTCACGTCATGGAGCGTATACAGTGAAAACCGGATATGAAATGTTGGTGCGAGCGAAAGCAGCAGTCTCTGGAGAGATCACGCAACAGGAGCAGACTCGAAATGGCTTGAAGAAACGGATATGGAAGATGGCAACATTACCTAAGATCCGAATGTTCTTATGGAGAGCAGTTTCAGGAGCACTTGCGGTTGCTGAACGTCTTAGCTGCAGAGGTTTGGATGTGAATCTTACCTGCAAACTGTGTAATGGAGGAACAGAATCGATCAATCACGTCATGTTTCAATGTCTGGCAGCTGCTTCTATATGGTCCGCCTCAGGAAGTCCTCTTCATGCTAACACTCTGCACCGATCCCTTGAGGAAAACATGACTTACATATTCGATATGATGGAGGACAAGAGCCGACCTCAAGCAATATCACGAACCATACCGTGGGTCCTATGGCTAATATGGAAGAGCAGAAACTCTATTTTATATGCTGATACACAAGTCTCCAAAGATAAAGCCTTAAAAGACATGAAGGAGGAAGTAGATCAATGGTTTGTTCTTAACCTTCCTAAAATACAGAACACGGGACAGAGGAATAATGGAGAGAAATGGCTTCCACCAGAGGAGGGGGCTATAAAGTGTAATATACACGCAAACTGGCGCAATGCAGCTCTACACAGCGGAGTAGCGTGGATAGCAAGAGATGAGTCGGGGAATGTGCTACACCATGCACGAGATGCACTCATCAACACACCAAATCGCCTAATTGCAGAGTTAAGGTGTGTGAGTTGGGCTCTTAACAGTCTATCGGATCTTGGAGTGACAAAGGTGGTCATTGCGTCAGACTACAAGGAGGTCATGGAAGCCTTAAAATCTCCTCGACAATGGCCAAGATACAGGGACTTAATACAGCAAGTGTTAAAGATCCAAGATAAGTTTGAGATGGTGTCTTTTGAATCTGAAGGAGTCACTGCAAATGGGATAGCAAGAGACATAGCGAGAAGTGTTTTACGAGATGGAAGATTCCAGTCTTATTTAGCTTTGGGTGGTCCATCTTGGTTGCATGACAGGCTCACGAGAGAAAGGAATGGAAGCGGCATTTGA
- the LOC108839239 gene encoding UPF0603 protein At1g54780, chloroplastic, producing METLLSPRSLSPPLIPKVSSSHQSKLATSSSLALSNPTVSGPKHLSTRFSAKPESWLTDAKQGLAALSLSLALTFSPVGTALASEFNILNDGPPKETYVVDDAGVLSRVTRSDLKKLLSDLEYRKKLRLNFITVRKLTSKADAFEYADQVLEKWYPSIEEGNNKGIVVLITSQKEGAITGGPAFIEAVGEKILDATVSENLPVLATDEKYNEAIYTSAKRLVAAIDGLPDPGGPEVKDNKRESNFKTKEETEEKRGQFSLVVGGLLVIAFVVPMAQYYAYVSKK from the exons ATGGAGACCCTTCTCTCTCCTCGTTCTCTATCTCCTCCTCTCATTCCCAAAGTATCATCTTCTCATCAATCCAAACTcgctacttcttcttctttggctctCTCGAATCCCACCGTCTCTGGCCCGAAACACCTTTCCACCCGGTTTAGTGCTAAACCAGAATCGTGGTTAACAGATGCAAAGCAAGGACTAGCTGCTCTATCTCTATCTCTGGCCCTTACTTTCTCACCTGTTGGCACTGCCTTAGCCTCTGAGTTCAATATTCTCAACGATGGTCCACCCAAAGAAACTTACGTTGTAGACGACGCTGGTGTTCTTAGTCGAGTTACGAGATCAGATCTGAAGAAACTCTTGTCTGATCTTGAATACAGAAAGAAACTCCGACTCAATTTCATCACTGTCCGGAAGCTCACT AGTAAAGCAGATGCGTTCGAGTATGCAGACCAGGTTTTGGAGAAATGGTATCCTTCAATTGAAGAAGGCAACAATAAGGGTATTGTTGTTTTGATTACTAGCCAGAAGGAAGGGGCCATTACTGGTGGTCCTGCTTTCATTGAAGCTGTTGGTGAAAAGATTCTTGATGCTACTGTCTCGGAAAATCTTCCCG TATTAGCCACAGACGAAAAATACAATGAGGCAATATACACCAGTGCAAAACGGTTGGTTGCAGCAATTGACGGTCTCCCAGATCCCGGGGGTCCAGAAGTGAAGGATAACAAGAGagaatcaaatttcaaaaccaaagaagaaacagaagagaagagaggacaGTTCAGTCTTGTCGTTGGAGGTTTGCTTGTAATTGCCTTTGTTGTTCCCATGGCTCAGTACTATGCTTATGTATCCAAAAAGTAG